The Xiphias gladius isolate SHS-SW01 ecotype Sanya breed wild chromosome 4, ASM1685928v1, whole genome shotgun sequence genome includes a window with the following:
- the ccdc167 gene encoding coiled-coil domain-containing protein 167 — translation MAKPKDKRREKVSVATEIDRLEERRARCQDNLERAEFRCRKEKLSDEERQELENEMAIMNERVQKLDKELETLRGENRKNMLLSVALLAISALFYYVFFYNEEHS, via the exons ATGGCTAAACCGAAAGACAAGAGACGAGAGAAAGTCAGTGTCGCCACTGAG ATTGACCGTTTGGAGGAGCGGCGGGCGCGTTGCCAGGACAACCTGGAGAGGGCGGAGTTCAGGTGCAGGAAGGAGAAGCTCTCCGATGAGGAGAG GCAGGAACtggaaaatgaaatggcaaTCATGAATGAACGGGTGCAAAAGCTAG ACAAGGAGCTGGAGACCTTGAGAGGAGAGAATCGGAAGAACATGCTGCTCTCGGTCGCTCTTCTCGCTATCAGCGCTCTGTTCTACTATGTCTTTTTCTACAATGAAGAGCACTCATGA
- the kif25 gene encoding kinesin-like protein KIF25 isoform X1: MPLFINRDQIFAHQVHLLEHKLRSKEERILELETENAILHLRLAQCLGKQRLDHEQETKALNHHQHQRDAQNITRSALAKLLSGVQALRQDLSEVFAVYMSFATELEEQSKQLLEKVAQAKSSLNGHHGDEVQNLQAHIAAVERSLEEEKERCKAERQRRKELHNTLVEMRGNIRVHCRVRPVLPFDHVQSFTSGSGPASSEEVVYAISDDTVIVNCLKTGMPVQNKMFEFERVHGPEDSQDAVFDEVKPLLTSLLDGYNVCIMAYGQTGSGKTHTMMGSKPPEEHSRMQQEAQQGIIPKAAAELFRLISEKPAESHTVEVSVMEVYNNEVFDLLARDEQGNAAGQRRDVITTSSGTSQVTSLTYEPVCSASEVMQIINSVLKLRAHCPTFVHTDSSRSHLIVTLTISSKSSNALALARRLQSFKQDMQCSTQKEWWSPRCRRANPAARHSQDELFASPASSPGLSPSHSPCPSPRHSISQTPFRTKLQLVDLAGSECVGMSGVSGAALWEVSCINRSLSALSDVLGALAEQRPHVPYRNSKLTHLLQDAIGGDAKLLVMLCVSPTQRFITESLQSLGLGTRARQVQKASPRRKNNTLKVK, translated from the exons ATGCCTCTCTTTATAAACCGGGACCAAATTTTTGCGCACCAGGTACATTTGCTGGAGCACAAATTGAGG agtAAGGAAGAGCGAATACTGGAGCTGGAGACAGAGAATGCTATTCTTCATTTAAGACTTGCACAG TGTCTGGGGAAACAACGTCTTGACCATGAACAGGAGACCAAAGCCCTGAACCATCATCAGCACCAGAGGGATGCACAGAATATAACCCGGTCAGCCCTGGCCAAACTCCTGTCTGGAGTCCAG GCTTTGAGGCAGGACCTGAGTGAGGTGTTTGCAGTGTACATGAGTTTTGCCACcgagctggaggagcagagcaAGCAGCTACTGGAGAAAGTAGCGCAAGCCAAATCCTCCCTAAATGGGCACCATGGAGATGAGGTTCAGA ACTTGCAGGCTCATATTGCAGCTGTAGAGCGCtctctggaggaggagaaggagaggtgCAAGGCAGAGCggcagaggaggaaagaacTTCACAACACACTGGTG GAGATGAGAGGTAACATTAGAGTTCACTGCAGGGTGCGGCCAGTTCTACCCTTTGACCATGTCCAGTCCTTCACATCTGGATCAGG ACCTGCATCATCAGAGGAGGTGGTCTATGCCATCAGTGAT gacACGGTGATAGTGAATTGCCTGAAGACAGGGATGCCAGTGcaaaacaagatgtttgaaTTTGAGAG AGTGCATGGACCAGAGGACTCCCAGGATGCTGTGTTTGACGAGGTCAAGCCGCTCCTTACATCCCTGCTGGATGG CTATAATGTTTGTATCATGGCATATGGACAGACAGGCAGTGGGAAGACTCACACCATGATGGGATCCAAGCCGCCAGAGGAGCACTCAAGGATGCAGCAGGAGGCACAGCAGGGTATTATCCCCAAGGCTGCTGCTGAGCTGTTTCG GCTGATCTCTGAGAAGCCTGCAGAGAGCCACACGGTGGAGGTGTCAGTGATGGAAGTGTATAACAATGAGGTGTTTGATCTGCTGGCCAGAGATGAGCAGGGGAACGCTGCCGGCCAGCGCAGGGACGTCATCACCACCTCCTCTGGTACCAGCCAGGTCACCTCCCTTACATACGA GCCTGTGTGTAGCGCCTCTGAGGTGATGCAGATCATCAACAGCGTTCTGAAACTCAGAGCTCACTGTCCCACCTTTGTCCATACCGACTCTTCACGCTCTCACCTCATTGTAACCCTCACCATTTCCTCCAAGAGCTCCAATGCCCTGGCCCTGG CCCGCAGGCTACAGAGTTTCAAGCAGGACATGCAGTGCTCCACCCAGAAGGAGTGGTGGAGTCCACGCTGTCGCCGTGCCAACCCTGCTGCCCGACACTCACAAGACGAACTCTTTGCTAGCCCTGCCTCCTCTCCCGGCCTTTCACCTTCCCATTCCCCATGTCCCTCCCCCAGACACAGTATCTCACAGACTCCATTCAGGACCAAGCTGCAGCTGGTGGACCTGGCAGGGAGCGAGTGTGTTG gtATGTCTGGAGTTTCAGGTGCTGCACTGTGGGAGGTGTCCTGTATAAACCGCagcctctctgctctgtctgacGTTCTGGGCGCTCTGGCCGAACAGAGACCACACGTCCCCTACAGGAACAGCAAACTGACTCATCTACTTCAGGACGCCATAG GTGGCGATGCCAAGTTGTTGGTGATGTTGTGTGTCTCTCCCACGCAGCGCTTCATCACCGAGTCTCTGCAGTCTCTGGGATTGGGCACGCGGGCCCGCCAGGTGCAGAAGGCGTCACCGCGAAGGAAGAATAACACCCTCAAAGTTAAGTGA
- the kif25 gene encoding kinesin-like protein KIF25 isoform X2, with protein sequence MPLFINRDQIFAHQVHLLEHKLRSKEERILELETENAILHLRLAQCLGKQRLDHEQETKALNHHQHQRDAQNITRSALAKLLSGVQALRQDLSEVFAVYMSFATELEEQSKQLLEKVAQAKSSLNGHHGDEVQNLQAHIAAVERSLEEEKERCKAERQRRKELHNTLVEMRGNIRVHCRVRPVLPFDHVQSFTSGSGPASSEEVVYAISDDTVIVNCLKTGMPVQNKMFEFERVHGPEDSQDAVFDEVKPLLTSLLDGYNVCIMAYGQTGSGKTHTMMGSKPPEEHSRMQQEAQQGIIPKAAAELFRLISEKPAESHTVEVSVMEVYNNEVFDLLARDEQGNAAGQRRDVITTSSGTSQVTSLTYEPVCSASEVMQIINSVLKLRAHCPTFVHTDSSRSHLIVTLTISSKSSNALALARRLQSFKQDMQCSTQKEWWSPRCRRANPAARHSQDELFASPASSPGLSPSHSPCPSPRHSISQTPFRTKLQLVDLAGSECVGMSGVSGAALWEVSCINRSLSALSDVLGALAEQRPHVPYRNSKLTHLLQDAIALHHRVSAVSGIGHAGPPGAEGVTAKEE encoded by the exons ATGCCTCTCTTTATAAACCGGGACCAAATTTTTGCGCACCAGGTACATTTGCTGGAGCACAAATTGAGG agtAAGGAAGAGCGAATACTGGAGCTGGAGACAGAGAATGCTATTCTTCATTTAAGACTTGCACAG TGTCTGGGGAAACAACGTCTTGACCATGAACAGGAGACCAAAGCCCTGAACCATCATCAGCACCAGAGGGATGCACAGAATATAACCCGGTCAGCCCTGGCCAAACTCCTGTCTGGAGTCCAG GCTTTGAGGCAGGACCTGAGTGAGGTGTTTGCAGTGTACATGAGTTTTGCCACcgagctggaggagcagagcaAGCAGCTACTGGAGAAAGTAGCGCAAGCCAAATCCTCCCTAAATGGGCACCATGGAGATGAGGTTCAGA ACTTGCAGGCTCATATTGCAGCTGTAGAGCGCtctctggaggaggagaaggagaggtgCAAGGCAGAGCggcagaggaggaaagaacTTCACAACACACTGGTG GAGATGAGAGGTAACATTAGAGTTCACTGCAGGGTGCGGCCAGTTCTACCCTTTGACCATGTCCAGTCCTTCACATCTGGATCAGG ACCTGCATCATCAGAGGAGGTGGTCTATGCCATCAGTGAT gacACGGTGATAGTGAATTGCCTGAAGACAGGGATGCCAGTGcaaaacaagatgtttgaaTTTGAGAG AGTGCATGGACCAGAGGACTCCCAGGATGCTGTGTTTGACGAGGTCAAGCCGCTCCTTACATCCCTGCTGGATGG CTATAATGTTTGTATCATGGCATATGGACAGACAGGCAGTGGGAAGACTCACACCATGATGGGATCCAAGCCGCCAGAGGAGCACTCAAGGATGCAGCAGGAGGCACAGCAGGGTATTATCCCCAAGGCTGCTGCTGAGCTGTTTCG GCTGATCTCTGAGAAGCCTGCAGAGAGCCACACGGTGGAGGTGTCAGTGATGGAAGTGTATAACAATGAGGTGTTTGATCTGCTGGCCAGAGATGAGCAGGGGAACGCTGCCGGCCAGCGCAGGGACGTCATCACCACCTCCTCTGGTACCAGCCAGGTCACCTCCCTTACATACGA GCCTGTGTGTAGCGCCTCTGAGGTGATGCAGATCATCAACAGCGTTCTGAAACTCAGAGCTCACTGTCCCACCTTTGTCCATACCGACTCTTCACGCTCTCACCTCATTGTAACCCTCACCATTTCCTCCAAGAGCTCCAATGCCCTGGCCCTGG CCCGCAGGCTACAGAGTTTCAAGCAGGACATGCAGTGCTCCACCCAGAAGGAGTGGTGGAGTCCACGCTGTCGCCGTGCCAACCCTGCTGCCCGACACTCACAAGACGAACTCTTTGCTAGCCCTGCCTCCTCTCCCGGCCTTTCACCTTCCCATTCCCCATGTCCCTCCCCCAGACACAGTATCTCACAGACTCCATTCAGGACCAAGCTGCAGCTGGTGGACCTGGCAGGGAGCGAGTGTGTTG gtATGTCTGGAGTTTCAGGTGCTGCACTGTGGGAGGTGTCCTGTATAAACCGCagcctctctgctctgtctgacGTTCTGGGCGCTCTGGCCGAACAGAGACCACACGTCCCCTACAGGAACAGCAAACTGACTCATCTACTTCAGGACGCCATAG CGCTTCATCACCGAGTCTCTGCAGTCTCTGGGATTGGGCACGCGGGCCCGCCAGGTGCAGAAGGCGTCACCGCGAAGGAAGAATAA